The Dehalococcoidia bacterium genome includes a region encoding these proteins:
- the nuoH gene encoding NADH-quinone oxidoreductase subunit NuoH yields the protein MIGEVVRAAIGVFVVFNVVAISVLVLVLLERKFLGRLQQRFGPTRVGPHGILQTVADALKLLLKEDFTPARADRLLFQAAPFLVIVPIFLPFVAIPFAPGLVVRSLEFGLLYVVAMPVVSALGFFLAGWASDNKYALIGAVRYAAVLVSYELPMLIGVIGVVMVTGTLNLVEIVEQQAAWPLLFAQLPAFLLFLIGGMTEGNRTPFDIAIAESEVVGGPFVEYSGMRWSIFYLAEYASIFATAALTTLLFLGGWHGPLLPPLAWFLIKTSAVVIIIFWMRGTMPRLRIDQLMSLAWKGLIPVAFLNLVVTGVAVLVGGPGPGSPLVILGGLATTAVALAAFTAALRPQRRSDVRLGTAAWPRDDLANRPPAARHYSIP from the coding sequence GTGATTGGAGAGGTGGTCCGAGCGGCGATCGGCGTCTTCGTCGTCTTCAATGTCGTAGCGATCTCGGTGCTCGTGCTGGTCCTCCTCGAGCGCAAGTTCCTCGGCCGGCTGCAGCAGCGCTTCGGCCCGACGCGCGTTGGTCCGCACGGCATTCTCCAGACCGTCGCCGATGCGCTGAAGCTGCTCTTGAAAGAAGACTTCACTCCGGCGCGCGCCGACCGCCTCCTGTTTCAAGCGGCGCCGTTCCTTGTCATCGTCCCGATCTTTCTCCCGTTCGTCGCGATCCCCTTCGCGCCCGGCCTTGTCGTTCGCAGTCTCGAGTTCGGCCTGCTCTATGTCGTCGCGATGCCGGTTGTGAGCGCGCTCGGCTTCTTCCTGGCCGGCTGGGCCTCCGACAACAAGTACGCGCTCATCGGCGCGGTGCGCTACGCGGCGGTGCTCGTCTCCTACGAGCTGCCGATGCTGATTGGTGTCATCGGCGTCGTGATGGTGACGGGCACGCTCAACCTCGTCGAGATTGTCGAACAGCAGGCGGCGTGGCCGCTCCTCTTCGCGCAGCTGCCCGCCTTTCTCCTCTTCCTGATCGGCGGCATGACCGAGGGGAACCGGACCCCGTTCGACATCGCGATCGCGGAGTCGGAGGTGGTTGGCGGGCCGTTCGTCGAGTACAGCGGGATGCGCTGGTCGATCTTCTACCTCGCCGAGTACGCCAGCATCTTCGCGACTGCCGCCCTGACGACGCTCCTCTTTCTCGGCGGCTGGCACGGGCCGCTGCTGCCGCCGCTCGCCTGGTTCCTCATCAAGACCTCTGCCGTCGTCATCATCATCTTCTGGATGCGGGGCACGATGCCGCGCCTGCGCATTGATCAGCTGATGAGCCTCGCTTGGAAAGGCTTGATCCCGGTCGCGTTCCTGAACCTCGTGGTGACCGGGGTCGCCGTGCTTGTCGGCGGTCCCGGCCCCGGTTCGCCGCTCGTCATCCTCGGCGGTCTCGCGACCACTGCGGTCGCGCTCGCCGCGTTCACCGCCGCGCTCCGCCCACAAAGGAGGTCCGATGTTCGGCTCGGGACTGCTGCTTGGCCTCGCGACGACCTTGCGAACCGCCCTCCGGCGGCCCGTCACTATTCAATACCCTGA
- a CDS encoding DPP IV N-terminal domain-containing protein, with product MTVSLRLGLALALLIAGSGCQYLARLTPGRTGAPGTPLPQIVVDTRGTEIKVPGKIAFAREGNLWILADGVTTQLTKGGKDMQPAWSPDGTVIAYVKKEQDYSDILLYVVGTGDFKPLTNNRLNRSTWVFRPTWSPDGKQIAYVSDQYSWDMGLFLMNATGTGARRLTQSEGAGGVDNPTWSPDGKTIALAAFRGGVQQIWLYTLATGRWTQVTAHPEGAYDPRWSPVDDKIAYTAREDKKHDIWVTDLEGKNKKRLTTLGAARAPAWSPDGKFLAWIAEQHGSFDIWAATVDRVDGEIVLGTPSKLTNGLQVDPVSGLSWLY from the coding sequence ATGACCGTCTCTCTCCGACTTGGTCTCGCACTCGCCCTCCTGATCGCTGGCTCCGGCTGCCAGTATCTCGCGCGGCTGACGCCCGGGCGGACAGGCGCGCCCGGCACGCCGCTCCCCCAGATCGTTGTTGATACGCGGGGAACGGAGATCAAGGTGCCGGGGAAGATCGCCTTCGCACGCGAGGGCAACCTCTGGATCCTCGCCGACGGCGTAACGACGCAGCTGACAAAAGGCGGCAAGGATATGCAGCCGGCGTGGTCGCCGGATGGCACCGTGATCGCCTACGTCAAGAAGGAGCAGGATTATTCGGACATCCTGCTCTATGTCGTCGGGACCGGCGATTTCAAGCCGCTCACCAACAACCGCTTGAACCGCTCGACGTGGGTCTTTCGCCCGACGTGGTCGCCGGACGGGAAGCAGATCGCCTATGTCAGCGACCAGTACAGTTGGGATATGGGCCTGTTCTTGATGAACGCGACCGGCACCGGTGCGCGACGGCTGACCCAAAGCGAAGGCGCCGGCGGGGTGGACAACCCGACGTGGTCTCCCGACGGCAAGACGATCGCGCTGGCCGCCTTTCGCGGCGGTGTTCAGCAGATCTGGCTCTACACTTTGGCCACCGGCCGCTGGACACAGGTGACCGCGCATCCAGAAGGCGCCTACGATCCGCGCTGGTCGCCCGTTGACGACAAGATCGCCTATACCGCGCGCGAGGACAAGAAGCACGATATCTGGGTGACCGACCTCGAAGGCAAGAACAAGAAGCGCCTTACTACTCTCGGCGCGGCCCGCGCCCCTGCTTGGTCGCCCGACGGCAAGTTTCTCGCCTGGATTGCCGAGCAGCACGGCTCGTTTGATATCTGGGCTGCGACCGTCGACCGCGTCGACGGCGAGATCGTCCTCGGCACGCCCAGCAAGCTGACCAACGGCCTCCAAGTCGATCCCGTCAGCGGTCTCAGTTGGCTCTATTGA
- a CDS encoding NADH-quinone oxidoreductase subunit C — MSVRLVTVAPSPLRPAAEVALLLRERLGVEAAVILDEAVFFVPPDEVAATARRLRDDPALAFDYLRCLSAVDYIDYLEVVYHLLSLRERQKAVMKARLVEPDLTVDSVVGIWRGADWHEREAADLFGITFRGHPNLRRLLLPDEFEGFPLRKSYPLAPLPSEEVEEGEE; from the coding sequence GTGAGCGTGCGGCTCGTCACTGTCGCGCCGTCGCCGCTTCGGCCGGCTGCCGAGGTGGCGCTGCTGCTGCGCGAGCGGCTTGGCGTCGAGGCGGCGGTCATCCTCGACGAGGCCGTCTTCTTCGTGCCGCCCGACGAGGTCGCCGCAACGGCCCGCCGCCTGCGCGACGACCCGGCGCTCGCCTTTGACTACCTGCGCTGCCTGTCGGCGGTGGACTACATCGACTATCTTGAGGTCGTCTACCACCTGCTGTCGCTCCGCGAGCGCCAGAAGGCGGTAATGAAGGCGCGGCTGGTCGAGCCAGACCTGACAGTCGACTCGGTGGTCGGCATCTGGCGCGGGGCCGACTGGCACGAGCGCGAGGCGGCCGACCTGTTCGGCATCACCTTCCGCGGCCATCCGAACCTGCGCCGGCTGCTTCTGCCCGACGAGTTCGAAGGCTTTCCGCTCCGCAAGAGCTACCCTCTCGCGCCGCTGCCGAGCGAAGAGGTCGAGGAGGGCGAGGAGTGA
- a CDS encoding 4Fe-4S dicluster domain-containing protein: MFGSGLLLGLATTLRTALRRPVTIQYPEERRELSPRTHGAPGLIWDNEADEPKCTGCGLCMRECPVGVIHLTSVNNPKFKRGSTRKRIVEDFTIDLYRCIYCAICVDVCPFEAIEMTPVFELARYNKGQVVASFDDLVEFTGTRRPDSTWSPHAAPAPVGAKE; encoded by the coding sequence ATGTTCGGCTCGGGACTGCTGCTTGGCCTCGCGACGACCTTGCGAACCGCCCTCCGGCGGCCCGTCACTATTCAATACCCTGAGGAACGGCGGGAACTGTCGCCGCGCACGCACGGCGCGCCCGGCCTGATCTGGGACAACGAGGCGGATGAGCCGAAATGCACCGGCTGCGGCCTCTGCATGCGCGAATGCCCGGTCGGCGTCATCCATCTCACCTCGGTCAACAACCCGAAGTTCAAGCGGGGCAGCACGCGCAAGCGCATCGTCGAAGATTTCACGATCGACCTCTACCGCTGCATCTACTGCGCCATCTGCGTCGATGTCTGCCCGTTCGAGGCGATCGAGATGACCCCGGTCTTCGAACTGGCGCGCTACAACAAAGGCCAAGTGGTCGCCTCGTTCGACGACCTAGTCGAATTCACCGGCACGCGCCGTCCGGATAGCACGTGGTCGCCCCATGCCGCGCCGGCCCCCGTCGGAGCGAAGGAGTGA
- the nuoK gene encoding NADH-quinone oxidoreductase subunit NuoK — translation MIPVEAVAGLSAVLFAIGLYGVLARRNAVLILLAVEVMLNAVALNFVAFGAFRGDLTGQVVAIFIICVAAAEIGLALGILLRLHRNRQTVDVDQLDELKW, via the coding sequence GTGATCCCGGTCGAGGCGGTCGCGGGCCTGAGCGCCGTCCTTTTCGCGATCGGCCTGTACGGCGTCCTCGCCCGCCGGAATGCGGTGCTCATCCTCCTTGCCGTCGAGGTGATGCTCAACGCCGTCGCGCTCAACTTTGTCGCCTTCGGCGCCTTCCGCGGCGACCTGACCGGCCAAGTGGTGGCGATCTTCATCATCTGCGTCGCCGCCGCCGAGATCGGGCTGGCGCTCGGCATCCTCCTTCGGCTCCACCGCAACCGCCAGACAGTCGATGTCGACCAGTTGGACGAACTGAAATGGTGA
- a CDS encoding NADH-quinone oxidoreductase subunit B, producing the protein MELMRDGPPRPIDQIAGPLLGRLPPGIITTTLDAIVAWARKSSLWPMQFGLACCAIEMISTYMAHHDFDRFGVVTWPSPRQSDVMIVSGTVVAKMAPAIETLYEQMPYPKWVIAMGACAVDGGPYVRSYSVVMGVDKIIPVDVYVSGCPPRPEALLHGVLKLQEKIAREARFARQRA; encoded by the coding sequence ATGGAGCTGATGCGCGACGGTCCGCCCCGGCCGATTGACCAGATTGCGGGCCCCCTGCTTGGGCGGCTGCCGCCCGGCATCATCACGACCACCCTCGACGCGATCGTCGCGTGGGCGCGGAAGTCGTCACTCTGGCCGATGCAGTTCGGCCTCGCCTGCTGCGCCATCGAGATGATCTCGACCTACATGGCGCACCACGACTTCGACCGCTTCGGCGTCGTCACTTGGCCGTCGCCCCGCCAGTCGGATGTCATGATCGTCTCGGGAACGGTCGTCGCCAAGATGGCGCCGGCGATCGAAACCCTCTATGAGCAGATGCCGTACCCGAAGTGGGTGATCGCGATGGGCGCCTGCGCCGTTGATGGCGGGCCGTACGTCCGCTCCTACTCCGTCGTGATGGGGGTGGACAAGATCATCCCCGTCGATGTCTACGTCTCCGGCTGTCCGCCCCGGCCGGAAGCACTGCTCCACGGCGTGCTCAAGCTCCAAGAGAAGATCGCCCGCGAGGCGCGCTTCGCGAGGCAGCGCGCGTGA
- a CDS encoding dihydroorotate dehydrogenase: MVNLAVDLTPRLRLANPVIAASGTFGYGTEYEDLIDRERLGAIVSKAVGPAPRHGNPLPRLFETPAGLLNSIGLQGIGVERVAAEKAPLWARWRVPVIVNVVGERVGDFCAVVERLDGLPGVAGFELNISCPNVEGGMLFGHDARMAAELTAAVRRRTQLPLLVKLSPNAPDPLAVAQATVAAGADCLVVANTWLGMAIDPKRRRPVFSNVFAGLSGPAIRPLAVRLTYQVAQVVNVPIVGCGGIASAADALEFIMAGATAVQVGTMTFTEPGTMVAVIEGLRDFCEREGVTTLTELVGAANDRCTPEGAA, encoded by the coding sequence ATGGTGAACCTTGCGGTCGACCTCACCCCGCGGCTGCGGCTGGCCAACCCGGTCATCGCCGCTTCGGGCACCTTCGGCTACGGCACAGAGTACGAGGACCTGATCGACCGGGAGCGGCTCGGCGCGATCGTGAGCAAGGCGGTTGGGCCGGCGCCGCGCCACGGCAATCCGCTCCCCCGCCTCTTCGAGACCCCAGCGGGGCTGCTCAACTCGATCGGCCTGCAGGGGATCGGGGTTGAGCGCGTTGCCGCCGAGAAAGCACCGCTGTGGGCGCGCTGGCGGGTGCCGGTGATTGTCAACGTCGTCGGCGAGCGGGTGGGCGATTTCTGCGCCGTTGTCGAGCGGCTGGACGGACTGCCAGGCGTTGCGGGCTTCGAGCTGAATATCAGCTGCCCCAATGTCGAGGGCGGGATGCTCTTTGGGCACGACGCGCGGATGGCCGCCGAACTGACCGCAGCCGTGCGCCGACGGACACAGCTTCCCCTGCTTGTCAAGCTGTCGCCGAACGCTCCCGACCCGCTCGCGGTCGCGCAGGCGACCGTGGCGGCAGGAGCGGATTGTCTTGTCGTTGCCAACACTTGGCTCGGCATGGCAATCGACCCGAAGCGGCGCCGCCCGGTCTTTTCGAACGTCTTTGCCGGCCTCTCCGGCCCGGCGATCCGGCCGCTCGCCGTCCGCCTGACCTACCAAGTCGCCCAAGTCGTCAACGTGCCGATCGTCGGCTGCGGCGGCATCGCCAGCGCGGCCGATGCGCTCGAATTTATCATGGCAGGCGCGACGGCGGTGCAGGTTGGAACGATGACCTTCACCGAGCCTGGCACGATGGTCGCCGTGATCGAGGGGCTGCGCGACTTCTGCGAGCGCGAAGGGGTGACAACCCTGACCGAGCTTGTGGGAGCCGCGAACGACCGTTGCACTCCCGAAGGAGCCGCATGA
- a CDS encoding MBL fold metallo-hydrolase, which translates to MDVQIVGAYQTESAGRRATTFLVDGRVAIDAGCLAAALSREQQRALEAVVLTHYHYDHIRDFPSVAFSRWGYPPLPVYCLPEVRAVLRSAFFNGVIWPQLDELPSSEAPAVRFWELAPYQPVEVAGYRLTPAPANHSAPTVGVLIERDGRSLFYTSDTHGSVPGLWERVRPDLLLVEVTFPNRLDAAAVNAKHLTPRRLGAELEAFRAIHGTLPRVVAIHRNADYDDEIVRELAALAAELGATIEAPEDGQRYVV; encoded by the coding sequence GTGGACGTACAGATTGTCGGCGCCTATCAAACCGAGAGCGCCGGTCGGCGCGCGACCACCTTTCTTGTCGATGGTCGGGTCGCGATCGATGCAGGCTGTCTCGCGGCGGCGCTGAGCCGCGAGCAGCAGCGCGCCCTTGAGGCGGTTGTGCTGACGCACTACCACTACGACCATATCCGCGATTTTCCCTCCGTCGCGTTCAGCCGCTGGGGATACCCTCCGCTGCCGGTCTATTGCCTGCCTGAGGTGCGCGCCGTGCTGCGCTCGGCATTCTTCAACGGCGTGATCTGGCCGCAGCTGGATGAGCTTCCCAGCAGCGAGGCGCCCGCCGTCCGCTTTTGGGAGCTTGCGCCCTACCAGCCGGTCGAGGTCGCGGGGTATCGCCTGACGCCAGCCCCGGCAAATCACTCGGCGCCGACGGTCGGCGTGCTGATCGAACGCGACGGCCGTTCGCTCTTCTACACGAGCGATACTCACGGGAGCGTCCCCGGCTTGTGGGAGCGGGTCCGGCCGGACCTGCTGCTCGTCGAGGTGACCTTCCCGAACCGCCTCGATGCCGCTGCCGTGAACGCGAAGCATCTGACCCCGCGTCGGCTCGGCGCGGAGCTCGAAGCGTTCCGCGCCATCCACGGCACGCTTCCGCGCGTGGTCGCCATCCACCGGAACGCCGATTACGACGACGAGATTGTGCGGGAACTGGCCGCGCTCGCTGCCGAGCTTGGCGCAACGATCGAGGCGCCCGAAGACGGCCAGCGGTACGTCGTGTGA
- a CDS encoding NADH-quinone oxidoreductase subunit D, translating to MGPQHPSTHGVFRMLLRVDGERITGVEPFIGYLHRGSEKLCEVETYRQIIPLFDRLDYLSAFNNELAFVMAVEKLLGTTVPERAEYVRIILCELNRIASHFMFFGAFGIDAGAMTPFMFGFRERERIQQLFESVSGARMMHNYFRPGGLNMDVPDDFVDNVRALLPVLKRGLDDANRLLTGNEIFIARTKGIGIISAEDAIAWSLSGPMLRASGVAVDVRRDEPYSLYDRFDFAIPVGDVGDCYDRYLVRMAEIEQSIRIVEQAIADFPGGPYLGSVPKLIRPPAGECYVRTENPRGELGVYLVSTGERRPYRVKVRGPSFVNLSAIQQLLVGSYLADAVLILGSIDIVLGEVDR from the coding sequence ATGGGGCCGCAGCACCCGAGCACCCACGGCGTCTTCCGGATGCTGCTGCGCGTCGACGGCGAGCGGATCACGGGCGTCGAGCCGTTCATCGGCTATCTCCACCGCGGCAGCGAAAAGCTGTGCGAGGTCGAGACCTACCGCCAGATTATTCCTCTCTTCGACCGGCTGGACTACCTCTCAGCGTTTAACAACGAACTGGCCTTCGTGATGGCGGTCGAAAAGCTGCTCGGCACGACGGTCCCGGAGCGCGCCGAGTACGTCCGCATCATCCTCTGCGAACTGAACCGGATCGCCTCGCACTTTATGTTCTTCGGGGCGTTCGGCATCGACGCCGGCGCGATGACCCCCTTCATGTTCGGCTTCCGCGAGCGCGAGCGCATCCAGCAGCTGTTTGAGAGCGTCTCCGGCGCCCGGATGATGCACAACTATTTCCGTCCGGGCGGGCTGAACATGGATGTGCCGGACGATTTCGTCGACAATGTGCGCGCGCTGCTCCCCGTGCTCAAGCGCGGCCTCGACGACGCCAACCGCCTGCTCACCGGCAACGAGATCTTTATCGCCCGCACCAAGGGCATCGGCATCATCAGCGCCGAGGACGCGATCGCCTGGAGCCTCTCCGGTCCGATGCTGCGCGCTTCGGGCGTGGCGGTCGATGTCCGGCGCGACGAGCCCTACTCGCTCTACGACCGGTTTGACTTCGCCATCCCTGTTGGCGATGTCGGCGACTGCTACGACCGCTACCTCGTTCGAATGGCCGAAATCGAGCAGTCAATCCGTATCGTTGAGCAGGCAATCGCTGACTTTCCGGGCGGTCCCTATCTGGGCAGCGTCCCGAAGCTGATCCGGCCGCCGGCTGGCGAGTGCTATGTCCGCACCGAAAACCCGCGCGGCGAACTCGGCGTCTATCTTGTCTCAACCGGCGAGCGCCGTCCCTACCGCGTCAAGGTGCGCGGTCCTTCCTTCGTCAACTTGAGCGCGATCCAGCAGCTGCTGGTCGGCAGCTACCTTGCCGATGCCGTGCTCATCCTCGGCTCGATCGACATCGTTCTCGGCGAGGTCGACCGGTGA
- a CDS encoding macro domain-containing protein, which produces MSNEGDLVLRLHGAEMQELPGRVVAVTLHTSRGDIQALLHPGENGRAAVIWAGGANGDMNGPAGGLFADLAGDLAPLGVSSLRLRYRKPHYFYECVLDVLAGVSFLRGLGSDGVVLVGHAQGGAAAIMAGVLSDQVKAVAALAPHGFGTHLVHQLAPRPLLLIHGENDEVCRPEISLAIFRDAVEPKQLIRLPGASHSFIERRQDLTLILSDWIIHQLGTRPLDRTNGAPTIIHPFVVDEDGRPRIKELVLYQGDITSLECDAIVCPNNDQLWVTDGVAGAVLRRAGESVLREAVAAGPARVGSCVVTSAGKLPAKHVFHAITSGIANGLIPPSVATIQAATRSCFARANELGLRSIAFPALGTGGAGLPFEAAAAALLPVIEEELRKPGTVEKVVIALFGPGAFQAFASRLNSRR; this is translated from the coding sequence ATGAGCAACGAGGGCGACCTAGTTCTCCGACTGCACGGCGCAGAGATGCAGGAGCTGCCCGGCCGGGTCGTTGCCGTCACCCTCCATACCTCCCGCGGCGACATTCAGGCGCTCCTCCATCCTGGCGAGAATGGGCGCGCCGCCGTCATCTGGGCCGGCGGCGCAAATGGCGACATGAACGGGCCGGCTGGGGGGCTGTTCGCTGACCTCGCGGGCGACCTTGCTCCTCTTGGCGTCTCTTCGCTCCGGCTGCGGTATCGCAAGCCGCACTACTTCTACGAGTGCGTGCTCGATGTGCTGGCAGGGGTCTCCTTCCTCCGCGGCTTGGGTTCCGACGGCGTCGTGCTCGTCGGCCACGCGCAGGGCGGCGCAGCAGCGATCATGGCGGGGGTCCTCAGCGACCAGGTGAAGGCAGTGGCGGCGCTCGCCCCCCACGGCTTCGGAACCCATCTCGTTCATCAGTTGGCGCCGCGGCCGCTCCTCCTCATTCACGGCGAGAACGACGAGGTCTGCCGCCCTGAGATCTCGCTTGCGATCTTTCGCGACGCAGTTGAGCCAAAGCAGCTGATCCGCCTGCCCGGCGCGAGCCACTCGTTCATTGAACGCCGACAGGATCTCACGCTCATCCTCTCCGATTGGATCATCCATCAGCTCGGTACGCGCCCGCTCGACCGAACTAACGGCGCGCCGACCATCATCCATCCCTTCGTCGTCGATGAGGACGGCCGACCGCGCATCAAAGAGCTCGTTCTCTACCAAGGGGATATCACCTCGCTCGAATGCGACGCGATCGTCTGTCCGAACAATGACCAGCTCTGGGTCACCGACGGCGTTGCCGGTGCCGTGCTGCGCCGCGCGGGCGAAAGCGTCTTGCGCGAAGCGGTAGCGGCCGGCCCGGCCCGCGTTGGGTCATGCGTCGTGACCAGCGCGGGCAAGCTCCCCGCCAAGCATGTCTTCCATGCCATCACGAGCGGCATAGCGAACGGCCTCATTCCTCCCTCGGTCGCGACGATCCAAGCAGCCACCCGCAGCTGCTTCGCCCGCGCCAATGAGCTCGGCCTGCGGAGCATCGCCTTTCCCGCCCTCGGCACTGGCGGCGCCGGGCTCCCGTTCGAGGCGGCGGCGGCGGCACTGCTGCCAGTCATTGAGGAGGAGCTGCGCAAACCGGGCACGGTCGAGAAGGTCGTGATTGCGCTGTTTGGCCCCGGCGCATTCCAAGCGTTTGCCAGCCGGCTGAACAGCAGGCGCTAG
- a CDS encoding NADH-quinone oxidoreductase subunit A, with protein sequence MTERYAVDYLAVVLAIGVPVVLLGAALAAASLLAPRVRTARMGTAYECGMPPAPGFSRQINARYFLFAILFMIFDVEAIFLFPWAVIFPGAGLLIFLEMLLFVAILLFGLLYTIRKGVLRWS encoded by the coding sequence GTGACCGAGCGCTATGCCGTCGACTATCTGGCGGTTGTCCTCGCGATCGGCGTGCCGGTCGTCTTGCTCGGCGCGGCGCTCGCTGCTGCTTCCCTTCTCGCGCCGCGCGTCCGCACTGCCCGGATGGGAACCGCCTATGAGTGCGGCATGCCTCCCGCCCCCGGCTTCTCCCGCCAGATCAATGCCCGCTATTTCCTCTTCGCCATCCTGTTCATGATCTTCGACGTGGAGGCGATCTTTCTCTTCCCGTGGGCAGTCATCTTCCCCGGCGCTGGACTGCTGATCTTTCTCGAGATGCTGCTCTTTGTCGCCATCCTGCTGTTCGGCTTGCTCTACACCATTCGCAAAGGGGTGCTGCGATGGAGCTGA
- a CDS encoding NADH-quinone oxidoreductase subunit J, with protein sequence MTTDGVLVAFGIVAAVAIVASLGVVLARNVVHAAVSLIVSLMAVAGVYVLLLADFLALAQVLIYGGAVTILLLFALMLYRTGRDPGLDNRQRPLAAVAALAVAAFLGWAIVATGWPAIPDAGLQRIDLPVLGTALFTTWALPFEVVSLVLLVALIGAAILSRSGDAP encoded by the coding sequence GTGACCACCGACGGGGTGCTTGTCGCCTTCGGCATTGTGGCGGCGGTGGCGATCGTCGCCAGTCTCGGCGTTGTCCTTGCCCGCAATGTCGTCCACGCCGCCGTCAGTCTGATCGTCTCGCTGATGGCGGTGGCGGGCGTCTACGTGCTGCTGCTGGCGGACTTTCTCGCGCTGGCGCAGGTGCTGATCTACGGCGGGGCGGTGACGATCCTGCTGCTGTTCGCGCTGATGCTCTACCGCACGGGCCGCGACCCCGGGCTGGACAACCGCCAGCGGCCACTGGCGGCCGTCGCCGCGCTGGCGGTGGCGGCGTTCCTCGGCTGGGCGATCGTCGCGACGGGCTGGCCCGCTATCCCCGACGCAGGGCTGCAGCGCATCGACCTGCCCGTTCTCGGGACGGCCTTGTTCACCACCTGGGCGCTGCCGTTCGAGGTCGTCTCGCTTGTCCTGCTGGTGGCGCTCATCGGCGCGGCGATCCTTTCGCGGTCAGGAGACGCCCCGTGA